One genomic window of Moorella glycerini includes the following:
- a CDS encoding HAMP domain-containing protein, producing the protein MFKGINLAIGSRRISVINKITLALGLLLLFIIPVVGSSFFLREQALIRREYQGKGQEIARTVALFAAEYILSGNLDFLTGIVHKLNSYGNIDYVVVTDTSGRVLAASTNNFPAGGKTAGVDTAAAANEFTAPITPFGGETIGYVRLGLNPAQLKNSTLAMAVDWALFALAAVLAGIFLAAILTKRILQKPLAELTAAAELVSAGDFSSRANVLGGDELGDLANSFNTMSFHLANLIQSVKISIADVQKGMEQLHSSLQTAGRTNSRFLRNLAYLKENAEEQLKALALSASLAEQLVNRFQQTSERQNASFTLTNNALGAAEKGATAVRTATSKLNDFYHELAESQKLQALLLEKGELWSAGIANLAALSEHLAPFVVEVALEAAKSGNEGLTTAAENLSQALRDTYTYLKDLRLELIALMDACRANREALEKSLLQVGALQDNLAASTTTWVELRQILQGKKEVELEIREELEWLATTSHTLTKDFGDYLPALNKLLQGSLSSDGQLPLADWQEIDSLAKKLLRMIERLKALAWQYKT; encoded by the coding sequence ATGTTTAAAGGAATTAACTTAGCTATTGGCAGCAGGCGTATTTCGGTTATCAACAAAATAACTCTAGCCTTGGGTTTACTATTACTCTTTATAATCCCCGTGGTCGGGTCCTCTTTTTTTCTTCGTGAACAGGCCCTGATCCGCCGGGAATACCAGGGGAAAGGCCAGGAAATTGCCCGTACAGTAGCTCTGTTTGCTGCCGAATATATTTTATCAGGAAACCTTGATTTTTTAACAGGTATTGTTCACAAGCTCAACTCGTATGGTAACATAGATTATGTAGTCGTTACTGATACCAGCGGCAGGGTGCTGGCCGCAAGTACTAACAATTTTCCGGCTGGCGGGAAGACAGCCGGCGTCGATACGGCGGCAGCCGCAAATGAATTCACGGCTCCCATCACGCCCTTTGGGGGCGAGACTATTGGTTATGTCCGCTTAGGCCTTAACCCGGCGCAATTAAAAAATTCCACTTTAGCTATGGCTGTTGATTGGGCCTTGTTTGCCCTGGCCGCTGTTCTGGCCGGTATTTTTTTAGCAGCCATACTTACCAAGCGAATCCTGCAAAAACCCTTAGCCGAGTTAACGGCTGCCGCAGAACTGGTTTCTGCCGGCGATTTTTCTTCCCGGGCAAACGTTTTGGGTGGAGATGAATTGGGCGATCTCGCCAATTCCTTTAACACCATGTCTTTTCATTTAGCCAACTTAATCCAGTCAGTTAAAATAAGTATTGCCGATGTGCAGAAAGGAATGGAGCAACTCCATAGTTCCCTCCAAACGGCAGGCCGCACCAATAGCCGTTTCCTCCGCAACCTGGCTTACCTGAAAGAAAATGCTGAGGAACAGCTAAAGGCTTTGGCGCTGTCAGCCTCCCTGGCAGAACAACTGGTAAATCGCTTCCAGCAAACCAGCGAGCGCCAAAACGCGAGTTTCACTCTGACCAACAATGCTTTAGGGGCCGCTGAAAAGGGAGCCACGGCTGTTAGAACAGCCACCAGCAAACTAAACGACTTTTACCATGAACTGGCTGAAAGCCAAAAATTACAAGCATTACTTTTGGAAAAGGGAGAGCTCTGGTCAGCGGGTATTGCTAACCTGGCGGCGCTTAGCGAGCATTTGGCTCCCTTCGTGGTCGAGGTGGCCTTAGAGGCGGCAAAATCGGGGAATGAGGGGTTAACCACCGCTGCCGAAAACTTAAGCCAGGCACTGCGAGATACATACACTTATCTAAAAGATCTCAGGCTGGAACTCATAGCGCTGATGGATGCTTGCAGAGCTAACCGGGAGGCGCTGGAAAAAAGCCTGCTCCAGGTCGGAGCGTTACAAGACAATTTGGCTGCTTCCACTACGACGTGGGTGGAGCTCAGGCAGATTCTCCAGGGAAAGAAAGAAGTAGAACTCGAAATCCGGGAGGAATTGGAATGGTTGGCAACTACTTCCCATACCTTAACCAAGGATTTCGGTGATTATCTCCCTGCCTTAAATAAATTGTTACAGGGTAGCTTAAGCAGTGACGGCCAGTTACCCTTAGCCGACTGGCAAGAAATTGATTCCCTGGCCAAAAAGCTATTACGGATGATCGAACGCCTTAAAGCTTTAGCCTGGCAGTATAAAACTTAA
- a CDS encoding MFS transporter, which translates to MEEQSKGKKITPSLQKAFKFIILLGIVSLLSDMTYEGARSITGPFLALLGASGAVVGFVAGLGELLGYGVRLISGYLSDRTGRYWPITIVGYILNLFAVPLLALAGNWQLAAILMITERVGKAIRTPARDAMLSHATSEVGRGWGFGLHEAMDQIGAVTGPLIVALVLYLRGGYQTGFAVLFIPAILAITVLAVARLLYPTPRELEAAQAIPAGKGLPRTFWLYLVAVAFIAAGYVDYPLIAYHLGKGSLVSSNWIPILYAIAMIADALAALIFGYLFDRIGIYVLAIAGLVSSLFAPLVFLGGFTMALVGMVIWGIGMGAQESVLRAAVANMISLDRRGTAYGVFNTGYGIFWFLGSALMGMLYDLSAGYVVAFSVATQLLSVLLMLYVGKNTFR; encoded by the coding sequence ATGGAGGAACAGAGTAAAGGCAAAAAAATAACCCCTTCGCTACAAAAGGCATTTAAATTTATTATCTTACTAGGGATTGTTAGCCTGCTTTCCGATATGACCTATGAAGGGGCGCGCAGCATTACCGGGCCTTTCCTGGCATTGCTGGGGGCTAGCGGGGCAGTGGTTGGCTTCGTTGCCGGACTAGGCGAATTGTTGGGTTACGGCGTACGGTTGATTTCCGGCTATTTAAGCGACCGTACAGGGAGATACTGGCCCATTACAATTGTGGGATATATTCTTAACCTTTTTGCGGTACCCCTTTTGGCCCTGGCAGGCAACTGGCAGCTAGCGGCCATTTTGATGATTACTGAGCGAGTAGGCAAAGCTATTCGCACTCCTGCCCGCGATGCCATGCTTTCCCACGCTACTTCGGAAGTGGGAAGGGGATGGGGATTTGGCCTCCATGAGGCTATGGATCAAATCGGGGCCGTTACCGGCCCGCTGATTGTAGCTTTAGTACTTTATTTAAGAGGCGGCTATCAAACTGGGTTTGCCGTTTTGTTTATCCCGGCTATCTTAGCGATTACAGTCCTTGCTGTTGCCAGGCTTTTATACCCAACTCCTCGAGAGCTGGAAGCGGCCCAAGCCATACCTGCGGGCAAGGGATTACCAAGAACATTTTGGCTCTACCTGGTAGCAGTTGCTTTCATAGCGGCAGGTTACGTTGATTATCCCTTAATTGCTTATCATTTAGGCAAAGGATCACTGGTATCAAGTAATTGGATTCCCATACTTTATGCTATCGCCATGATAGCCGATGCCCTTGCTGCTTTAATATTCGGGTATTTGTTCGACCGGATAGGCATTTATGTTTTGGCTATTGCTGGTCTGGTCTCATCCTTGTTTGCCCCTCTGGTGTTTTTAGGAGGCTTCACCATGGCTCTGGTTGGAATGGTAATTTGGGGCATAGGCATGGGGGCGCAGGAATCCGTCTTACGCGCTGCCGTGGCCAATATGATATCCCTTGACAGGCGTGGTACTGCCTATGGGGTGTTTAATACCGGCTATGGTATATTTTGGTTTCTGGGAAGTGCATTAATGGGGATGCTTTACGACCTATCAGCAGGATACGTGGTAGCCTTTTCAGTAGCAACCCAGCTACTTTCGGTGTTGCTGATGCTCTATGTCGGTAAAAATACTTTTCGTTGA
- a CDS encoding cation:proton antiporter, with amino-acid sequence MWLVAAEWLGLALAGGLLAGWTGISISLMEIAVGVIGGNFLGLHTTPWVDFLAGVGSIILTFLAGAEVDPVVLRSRFKESVAIGLLSFALPFGGAFAYAYYALGWTLPAAEIAGIALSTTSVAVVYAVMVETGLNESELGRIILAACFITDLGTVVALGVLFANFNAWMVLFIAVTAVVLAIVPRFSRLFIQHYGNRVSQLEIKYLFFLLFLLGGLASMANSEAVLPAYLLGLAVAGFFLEEKNLTLRMRTMAFAFLTPFYFLKAGLFVSLPAVITSAGIIIIALLIKIATKFIGVWPATRFFKFEPREGMYTTLLMSTGLTFGTISSLFGLNHGYISQAQYTILVTVVILSAVVPTMIAQAFFRPDLAPAVKQEKRRHALIPQKEEGN; translated from the coding sequence ATGTGGCTCGTGGCAGCCGAGTGGCTGGGTTTAGCTTTGGCAGGAGGTTTATTGGCCGGTTGGACAGGGATCTCCATTTCCTTGATGGAAATAGCGGTGGGCGTAATTGGCGGTAATTTTTTGGGTCTACACACCACGCCGTGGGTTGATTTCCTGGCCGGGGTTGGCAGCATTATCCTCACCTTCCTGGCCGGGGCCGAGGTCGATCCGGTAGTTTTGCGCAGCAGGTTTAAAGAAAGCGTAGCAATCGGTCTGCTTTCCTTTGCTTTGCCTTTTGGCGGGGCTTTTGCCTATGCTTATTATGCCCTGGGCTGGACTCTGCCGGCGGCTGAAATTGCCGGTATTGCCCTGTCGACTACCTCCGTAGCCGTGGTCTATGCCGTGATGGTAGAGACCGGCCTGAATGAAAGTGAATTAGGCCGGATTATCCTGGCGGCCTGTTTTATAACGGATCTAGGGACAGTAGTGGCCCTGGGAGTTCTTTTTGCCAATTTTAATGCCTGGATGGTCTTATTTATTGCGGTAACAGCCGTAGTCCTGGCTATAGTACCGCGCTTCAGCCGTTTATTTATCCAGCATTATGGTAACCGGGTAAGCCAACTGGAAATTAAGTACCTGTTCTTTCTCCTTTTCTTGCTGGGCGGGCTGGCCTCCATGGCTAATAGCGAAGCTGTTTTGCCGGCTTACCTGTTAGGACTGGCCGTTGCCGGTTTCTTCCTCGAAGAGAAGAATTTGACTTTAAGAATGCGGACTATGGCCTTTGCTTTCTTGACGCCTTTTTACTTTCTAAAAGCTGGACTTTTTGTTTCCCTTCCAGCAGTGATTACCAGCGCCGGGATAATTATCATCGCGCTTTTGATTAAAATAGCAACTAAATTCATTGGTGTCTGGCCGGCAACGCGTTTCTTTAAATTTGAACCGCGGGAAGGCATGTATACCACTTTACTGATGTCTACCGGGCTGACCTTCGGCACCATTTCCTCGTTGTTTGGCTTGAACCATGGCTATATCAGCCAGGCCCAGTATACGATTTTGGTGACGGTAGTTATTCTTAGCGCCGTAGTACCGACAATGATTGCCCAGGCCTTTTTCCGGCCCGACCTGGCACCGGCGGTAAAACAAGAAAAACGGCGCCATGCATTGATACCCCAAAAAGAGGAGGGTAATTAA
- a CDS encoding type II secretion system F family protein — protein MPLVIAVAVFGLFFLLAVMLYQQLTRANPRKTRRISEVLGSQPVSTVRERELKAPFYQRAIKPILGMWSQKLIKMLPAEKEAELGRRINYANLQSKIAPRELLVIKYLAGGLAAVLGALAGTSLVQQVQSIFILSLLGLLAGWYGPDFYLQVKGRQRQQAIEKSLPDVLDLLTVSVEAGLGFDGALLKVVEKSKGPLAEEFGLTLQEIRMGKPRAEALRDLSGRTGVQDLASFTGAVILADQLGLSIGNVLRLQAEQIRLKRRQRAEELAMKAPVKMLIPMVFFIFPAIFVVLLGPAVIQITKYFIK, from the coding sequence ATGCCTTTGGTCATTGCCGTAGCGGTTTTTGGGCTATTTTTTCTGCTAGCCGTCATGCTTTACCAGCAACTTACCCGAGCCAACCCAAGGAAGACCCGGCGGATAAGCGAGGTGTTGGGCAGCCAGCCGGTTTCTACGGTAAGGGAACGGGAACTCAAAGCCCCTTTCTACCAACGCGCTATCAAGCCCATACTCGGCATGTGGAGCCAAAAATTGATCAAAATGTTACCGGCCGAAAAAGAAGCCGAACTGGGCCGCAGGATAAATTACGCCAATCTCCAAAGTAAAATAGCGCCCCGGGAACTCCTGGTGATAAAATACTTAGCCGGCGGGTTGGCAGCTGTTTTGGGCGCGTTAGCAGGAACGAGTTTGGTACAACAGGTTCAGAGTATATTTATCCTTAGTTTGCTGGGGCTGCTGGCCGGTTGGTATGGACCGGATTTTTACCTGCAAGTCAAAGGCCGGCAGCGACAGCAGGCAATAGAAAAGAGCCTGCCTGACGTTTTGGACCTTTTGACGGTAAGTGTTGAGGCCGGCCTCGGTTTTGACGGCGCTTTACTTAAGGTAGTGGAGAAAAGCAAAGGTCCCCTGGCGGAGGAATTTGGCCTTACTTTGCAGGAGATAAGAATGGGTAAGCCCAGGGCCGAAGCCCTGCGCGATTTGTCAGGTCGTACCGGGGTACAAGATCTGGCTTCTTTTACAGGCGCAGTAATCCTTGCCGACCAGCTGGGCTTAAGCATCGGTAACGTCCTCCGGTTGCAGGCGGAACAAATTCGCCTTAAACGCCGCCAGCGGGCTGAAGAACTGGCTATGAAAGCGCCGGTAAAAATGCTGATTCCCATGGTCTTTTTCATCTTCCCGGCCATTTTTGTAGTTTTGTTGGGCCCGGCAGTAATTCAGATTACGAAGTATTTTATTAAGTAA
- a CDS encoding CpaF family protein, with the protein MSLLARLEQQIEDARENGNRRERMNFPVNKDPYAQLKLLVHKKIIDELKAQALEDDNEGGELAAKIEQRVLEILADQGDPLPRAERQRLAREITDDAVAFGPITPLLNDPEISEVMVNGPQKVYVERRGKLQLTDVRFRDNAHVMHIIEKIVAPLGRRIDESMPMVDARLPDGSRVNAIIPPVALNGPTITIRKFFKDPLTIEDLIQLGTLTPEIAKFLEMCVKGRLNIIVSGGTGSGKTTTLNILSSFIPGDERIVTIEDAAELQLRQEHVITLESRPPNIEGRGAITIRDLVRNALRMRPDRIVVGEVRSGEALDMLQAMNTGHDGSLTTGHANSPRDMLSRLETMVLMAGMDLPVRAIREQIASAIDLIIHQSRLKDGSRKITHLTEVQGMEGEIITLQDIFLFRQEGYDQGGKVKGRFLATGIRPKFLSKLEANGIVLPPEIFSSSIL; encoded by the coding sequence ATGTCCCTATTAGCCCGCTTAGAGCAACAAATAGAGGATGCCAGGGAAAACGGCAACAGGCGGGAAAGAATGAATTTCCCGGTTAATAAAGACCCCTACGCCCAGCTAAAACTTCTGGTGCACAAGAAAATAATTGATGAATTGAAAGCACAAGCCTTAGAAGACGACAATGAAGGCGGGGAGTTAGCTGCTAAGATTGAACAACGGGTTCTAGAGATTTTGGCCGATCAAGGGGACCCCCTGCCGCGGGCAGAACGCCAGCGCCTGGCGCGGGAAATTACCGATGATGCGGTTGCTTTTGGCCCCATTACTCCCCTTTTAAATGACCCGGAAATTTCCGAGGTCATGGTCAACGGGCCGCAAAAAGTGTATGTGGAGCGTAGGGGTAAATTACAGCTCACTGACGTTAGGTTTCGCGATAATGCCCATGTCATGCACATTATCGAAAAAATTGTTGCTCCTCTCGGGCGGCGAATTGATGAGAGTATGCCCATGGTCGATGCCCGCTTACCGGACGGTTCGAGGGTTAACGCTATCATTCCGCCGGTGGCCTTAAACGGGCCCACCATTACCATTCGCAAGTTTTTTAAAGATCCTTTAACTATTGAGGATCTAATTCAATTAGGCACTTTAACGCCAGAGATAGCCAAGTTCTTGGAAATGTGCGTTAAAGGCCGGCTAAATATCATCGTATCCGGCGGTACTGGCAGCGGTAAAACAACCACCTTAAATATCCTTTCTTCCTTTATACCCGGTGACGAAAGGATAGTTACCATTGAAGACGCCGCCGAACTCCAGTTACGCCAGGAACATGTAATTACCCTGGAAAGTCGGCCGCCAAATATTGAAGGCCGGGGAGCCATCACCATCCGTGACCTGGTGAGGAATGCCCTGCGGATGCGTCCCGATCGCATTGTAGTTGGCGAGGTACGGAGCGGCGAAGCCTTGGATATGCTCCAGGCCATGAATACCGGCCATGACGGGTCCTTAACAACCGGTCATGCCAATTCACCCCGGGATATGCTCTCCCGGTTGGAGACCATGGTTCTCATGGCCGGAATGGACTTGCCGGTCAGGGCCATCCGGGAGCAAATAGCTTCGGCTATTGATCTGATCATCCACCAGAGTCGCCTCAAAGACGGTTCCCGTAAGATTACCCACCTTACCGAAGTGCAGGGTATGGAGGGGGAGATTATTACCCTGCAGGACATTTTTCTTTTCCGGCAGGAAGGCTATGACCAGGGAGGTAAGGTAAAAGGGCGCTTTTTAGCCACCGGGATTAGACCCAAATTTTTAAGTAAGTTAGAAGCTAACGGCATTGTTTTGCCTCCTGAGATTTTCAGCTCGTCAATTCTTTAG
- a CDS encoding universal stress protein has protein sequence MFNKILVGYDGSPHARKALHVSLDLAKKYGAQITVVSVAHVPDFADTRDEVNGVLEDAKNFFSKALEEATNLAAREGLTLTTRVVPGHPADTLARLVEEEGYDLLVLGARGLSGIKRYLLGSVSEAVVRLASCPVLIIKGKK, from the coding sequence ATGTTTAACAAGATTCTAGTAGGCTACGATGGTTCGCCTCATGCCAGGAAAGCTCTCCATGTTTCCCTCGACCTGGCTAAAAAATACGGGGCGCAAATTACCGTTGTTTCCGTGGCCCATGTACCCGATTTTGCCGATACCAGAGACGAAGTTAATGGGGTTCTGGAAGATGCCAAAAACTTTTTTAGCAAAGCTTTGGAAGAAGCTACAAACCTGGCTGCCCGTGAAGGTCTAACCTTAACCACCAGAGTAGTGCCGGGCCACCCGGCCGATACCCTGGCCCGCCTGGTGGAAGAGGAGGGTTATGATCTACTGGTACTAGGTGCCCGGGGTTTAAGTGGTATCAAGCGTTACCTTTTAGGAAGCGTTTCGGAGGCCGTGGTAAGACTGGCGAGCTGTCCGGTGTTAATAATTAAGGGGAAAAAATAA
- a CDS encoding type II secretion system F family protein, with protein sequence MELIGKILGARGLKTKLEEELTRADVLLKGEEFLGLTFLLLLGLGIISFFFTNNLPFAITAACLGGYLPFFAVRVKQNKRRIKFNGQIGDALVIMANALRSGFSFLQAMDMVRREMPDPIAKEFGITLLEMNWGSSTETALLGLTERVKSDDLDLVITAVLIQRQVGGNLAEILDNIAHTIKERVRIKGEIKTLTAQGRISGLIIGLLPVVLTTVIYLLNPGYLSLLFTTRTGVIMLLSAVLAQLMGVIIIRRIISIEV encoded by the coding sequence TTGGAATTAATCGGGAAAATACTGGGAGCCAGGGGCTTGAAGACTAAGCTGGAGGAGGAACTTACCAGGGCGGATGTCCTCCTTAAAGGGGAGGAATTCCTGGGATTAACTTTTTTATTGCTTTTAGGACTGGGGATTATATCTTTCTTTTTTACAAATAACTTGCCTTTCGCGATAACGGCGGCATGCTTGGGCGGGTACCTGCCCTTTTTTGCCGTGCGGGTCAAACAAAATAAACGCCGGATTAAATTTAACGGTCAAATTGGTGATGCCCTGGTGATTATGGCCAACGCCTTACGGTCTGGTTTTAGCTTTTTGCAGGCCATGGACATGGTGCGACGGGAAATGCCCGATCCCATTGCTAAGGAATTTGGTATAACGTTATTAGAGATGAATTGGGGCAGTTCTACCGAAACAGCGCTGCTCGGCCTTACAGAACGAGTAAAAAGCGACGATTTGGACCTGGTAATCACGGCGGTCCTAATCCAGCGCCAGGTAGGCGGCAACCTGGCTGAAATCCTGGATAATATCGCCCATACCATCAAGGAGCGTGTACGCATCAAAGGTGAGATTAAAACCCTGACCGCCCAGGGAAGGATATCGGGCCTGATTATCGGTTTATTACCCGTTGTCCTTACCACAGTTATCTACTTACTAAATCCCGGCTATTTAAGCCTTCTTTTTACCACCAGAACCGGCGTCATCATGCTACTTAGTGCCGTGCTGGCGCAGCTCATGGGCGTTATCATAATTCGTAGGATCATTAGTATTGAAGTTTAG
- a CDS encoding DUF192 domain-containing protein, which translates to MIKIIIFNVTKQVVLAKEVRLARTFYERLLGWMGRPAVGEEEALVLLPCQAIHTCFLKFPLDVLFVAADGQVLFTLANLRPFRFSPLIRRSRLVVELPAGRLKQTNTRMGDRLVFDDREEPYV; encoded by the coding sequence GTGATTAAAATAATTATATTTAACGTTACCAAACAGGTCGTGCTGGCCAAAGAAGTTCGCCTGGCCCGCACCTTTTACGAGCGCTTGTTAGGGTGGATGGGGCGCCCGGCAGTGGGTGAGGAGGAAGCTTTAGTTTTGTTACCCTGCCAGGCAATCCATACTTGTTTTCTTAAATTTCCCCTGGACGTGCTCTTTGTCGCTGCCGATGGCCAGGTTCTTTTTACCCTGGCCAATTTGCGGCCGTTTCGCTTTAGTCCCCTCATCCGTCGCTCCAGGCTGGTGGTGGAACTACCGGCGGGGCGGCTTAAGCAAACTAACACCAGAATGGGTGACAGGTTAGTGTTTGATGATAGGGAGGAGCCGTATGTTTAA
- a CDS encoding sensor histidine kinase encodes MSPVLDISTLDRIVKETIEAIERSQAQIYDIAENTRTEANLVSSELTAVKNELNAIITEVDKLERAEKRARLRLAEVSRDFNRYTERDIKTAYDTAYNLQIELIKLREKEKVLQYRRNHLEMSLRRLQTTIQRAEKLISQVGVVLTYLNGGLHDLSLKLGELQQTQQMALSIIRAQEEERKRVAREIHDGPAQSMANIVMRAEYCLKLLDKDPGKIREELLALQNIVMLSLQDVRKIIFDLRPMVLDDLGLAPALKRYFATYKEQYGLEIEFLFFGQERRLDTTIEAALFRIIQEAVNNIKKHAQVESALVKMEMLPDKITISIRDMGKGFELNSVQGDKESNGYGLVGIRERVQLLNGEMKINTAPGKGTHISITIPLQDQA; translated from the coding sequence GTGAGCCCGGTGCTGGACATCAGTACCCTGGATCGCATCGTCAAAGAAACTATCGAAGCCATTGAGCGCAGTCAGGCTCAGATTTATGATATCGCTGAAAATACACGCACTGAGGCGAACCTGGTTAGTAGTGAATTGACAGCAGTCAAGAATGAGTTGAACGCCATTATAACGGAGGTTGATAAGCTGGAGCGGGCGGAAAAAAGAGCCCGGTTGCGTTTGGCAGAGGTAAGCAGAGACTTTAACCGCTATACCGAGCGAGATATCAAAACTGCCTACGATACGGCCTATAATTTGCAGATTGAACTTATTAAGCTCAGGGAAAAGGAGAAGGTGCTGCAATACCGGCGCAATCACCTGGAAATGAGCCTCCGCCGTTTACAAACAACTATCCAGAGGGCAGAAAAGTTAATTTCCCAGGTAGGGGTGGTCCTAACCTATTTAAACGGCGGGCTCCACGATTTGAGCTTAAAGCTTGGGGAACTGCAGCAAACACAGCAGATGGCCCTCAGCATTATCCGGGCCCAGGAGGAAGAGCGCAAGCGCGTTGCCCGGGAAATTCACGACGGCCCGGCCCAGTCCATGGCCAACATCGTTATGCGGGCCGAGTACTGCCTGAAACTTTTAGATAAAGATCCGGGTAAAATCAGGGAGGAATTGCTGGCCCTGCAAAATATCGTCATGCTGAGCTTGCAGGACGTCCGCAAGATTATTTTTGACCTGCGGCCCATGGTCCTCGACGATCTGGGCCTGGCCCCGGCGTTGAAACGGTACTTTGCCACTTATAAGGAACAATACGGCCTGGAAATTGAATTTCTTTTCTTCGGGCAGGAGCGCCGGCTGGACACCACCATAGAGGCAGCCCTTTTTCGCATTATTCAAGAGGCGGTTAATAACATTAAAAAGCACGCCCAGGTCGAAAGCGCCCTGGTTAAAATGGAGATGCTGCCCGATAAGATTACCATTTCGATCCGCGATATGGGCAAGGGATTTGAGCTAAACTCTGTCCAGGGCGATAAAGAGAGTAATGGCTACGGGCTGGTAGGCATCCGCGAGAGGGTCCAGCTCTTAAACGGTGAGATGAAAATTAACACCGCCCCGGGTAAAGGTACCCATATTAGCATCACGATACCTTTGCAGGACCAGGCTTAA